From the Myripristis murdjan chromosome 14, fMyrMur1.1, whole genome shotgun sequence genome, one window contains:
- the hmgn1b gene encoding non-histone chromosomal protein HMG-like isoform X2, translated as MPKRSKDAAAQDEPRRSLRLKERPAAAKIEAKPKPKKGPAKPKKAKVVENAKPEEKEAEAPAENGEAKAEEEAPATEAAEEKDEAAE; from the exons GATGCTGCTGCCCAAGATGAG CCAAGGAGATCGTTGAGGTTGAAAGAA AGACCTGCAGCTGCAAAGATAGAGGCCAAGCCCAAGCCAAAG AAGGGACCTGCTAAGCCTAAGAAAGCTAAAGTGGTGGAGAACGCCAAGCCcgaggagaaagaggcagaggctCCTGCTGAGAATGGTGAAGCCAAAGCTGAGGAAGAA GCACCTGCTACAGAAGCAGCCGAAGAGAAAGATGAGGCAGCAGAATAA
- the hmgn1b gene encoding non-histone chromosomal protein HMG-like isoform X1 has product MPKRSKDAAAQDEPRRSLRLKEVSTRPAAAKIEAKPKPKKGPAKPKKAKVVENAKPEEKEAEAPAENGEAKAEEEAPATEAAEEKDEAAE; this is encoded by the exons GATGCTGCTGCCCAAGATGAG CCAAGGAGATCGTTGAGGTTGAAAGAAGTCAGTACA AGACCTGCAGCTGCAAAGATAGAGGCCAAGCCCAAGCCAAAG AAGGGACCTGCTAAGCCTAAGAAAGCTAAAGTGGTGGAGAACGCCAAGCCcgaggagaaagaggcagaggctCCTGCTGAGAATGGTGAAGCCAAAGCTGAGGAAGAA GCACCTGCTACAGAAGCAGCCGAAGAGAAAGATGAGGCAGCAGAATAA